From the genome of Staphylococcus haemolyticus, one region includes:
- the rpmG gene encoding 50S ribosomal protein L33, whose amino-acid sequence MRVNVTLACTECGDRNYITTKNKRNNPERIEMKKYCPRLNKYTLHRETK is encoded by the coding sequence ATGCGCGTTAATGTAACATTAGCTTGCACAGAATGTGGCGATCGTAATTATATTACTACTAAAAATAAACGTAATAATCCTGAGCGTATTGAAATGAAAAAATATTGCCCAAGATTAAATAAATACACGCTACACCGTGAAACTAAATAA
- the guaC gene encoding GMP reductase gives MKIFDYEDIQLIPNKCIVESRSECDTTVQFGPKTFKLPVVPANMQTVMSEELAHWFAKNDYFYIMHRFDEAARIPFIQKMQKDGLFASISVGVKANEFKFIEELADKQLVPEYITIDIAHGHSDSVIKMIKHIKKYIPKTFVIAGNVGTPEGVRELENAGADATKVGIGPGRVCITKIKTGFGTGGWQLAALNICSKAARKPIIADGGLRTHGDIAKSIRFGASMVMIGSLFAAHEESPGETVELDGKRYKEYFGSASEFQKGEHKNVEGKKMFVEHKGSLKDTLVEMQQDLQSSISYAGGKDLKSLTTVDYVIVRNSIFNGDKD, from the coding sequence ATGAAAATTTTTGATTATGAAGATATTCAATTAATTCCAAATAAATGTATAGTTGAAAGTCGTTCAGAATGTGATACAACTGTCCAATTTGGACCGAAAACATTTAAATTACCTGTTGTTCCAGCGAATATGCAAACTGTTATGAGTGAAGAATTAGCTCATTGGTTCGCAAAAAATGATTATTTTTATATTATGCATCGATTTGACGAAGCAGCTCGTATTCCATTTATTCAAAAAATGCAAAAAGACGGATTGTTTGCTTCTATTTCTGTAGGTGTTAAAGCAAATGAATTTAAGTTTATAGAAGAATTAGCTGACAAACAATTAGTTCCTGAATATATTACGATTGATATAGCTCATGGTCATTCAGATTCAGTTATTAAAATGATTAAACACATAAAAAAATATATTCCAAAAACATTTGTAATTGCTGGAAATGTTGGTACGCCAGAAGGTGTTAGAGAACTTGAAAATGCAGGTGCAGATGCAACTAAAGTTGGTATCGGACCAGGTAGAGTTTGTATCACAAAAATAAAAACTGGTTTTGGCACTGGTGGTTGGCAATTAGCAGCATTAAATATTTGTAGTAAAGCAGCGCGTAAACCTATAATCGCTGATGGTGGCTTAAGAACACATGGCGATATTGCTAAATCAATTCGATTTGGTGCAAGCATGGTAATGATAGGATCTCTATTTGCGGCTCACGAAGAATCGCCAGGTGAAACAGTTGAATTAGACGGCAAACGTTATAAAGAGTATTTTGGTAGTGCATCTGAATTCCAAAAAGGTGAACACAAGAATGTTGAAGGTAAAAAAATGTTTGTTGAACATAAAGGATCATTAAAAGATACTTTAGTTGAAATGCAACAAGACTTACAAAGCTCGATTTCATATGCAGGTGGAAAAGATTTAAAATCATTAACAACTGTCGATTATGTTATAGTGCGAAATTCAATTTTTAATGGGGACAAGGATTAA
- a CDS encoding catalase: protein MAKDDKRLTGLFGHPVSDRENSMTAGPRGPLLMQDAYFLEQMSHFDREVIPERRMHAKGSGAFGTFTVTNDITKYTNAKIFSEVGKQTEMFARFSTVAGERGAADLERDIRGFALKFYTEDGNWDLVGNNTPVFFFRDPKLFVSLNRAVKRDPRTNMRSPQNNWDFWTGVPEALHQVTILMSDRGMPKDFRHMHGFGSHTYSMYNDEGERVWVKYHFRTQQGIENYTDDEAAEIVGQDRESSQRDLYDAIENGDYPKWKMYIQVMTEEQAKNHPDNPFDLTKVWYKGDYPLIEVGEFELNRNPENYFMDVEQAAFAPTNIIPGLDFSPDKMLQGRLFSYGDAQRYRLGVNHWQIPVNQPKGVGIENMCPFSRDGQMRFLDGNQGGGPHYYPNNKGVYQSQPEYKKPAFPVDGDGYEYNQRQDDDNYFEQPGKLFRLQSDDAKERIFTNTANAMDGVSEDVKHRHIRHCYKADPEYGKGVAKALEIDINDVDLEGTNDETYENF, encoded by the coding sequence GTCCGTTGTTAATGCAAGATGCATATTTCTTAGAACAAATGTCACATTTTGATCGTGAAGTAATTCCAGAACGACGTATGCACGCGAAAGGTTCAGGTGCATTCGGTACGTTTACAGTAACAAATGATATTACGAAATATACAAATGCTAAAATCTTTTCAGAAGTAGGAAAACAAACAGAAATGTTTGCACGTTTCTCAACAGTTGCGGGTGAACGTGGCGCTGCTGATTTAGAAAGAGATATCCGAGGATTTGCACTTAAATTCTATACTGAAGACGGTAACTGGGATTTAGTAGGTAATAACACACCTGTATTCTTCTTTAGAGATCCAAAATTATTTGTGAGCTTAAACCGTGCCGTAAAAAGAGATCCACGAACAAATATGAGAAGCCCTCAAAATAACTGGGACTTCTGGACTGGCGTACCGGAAGCACTACACCAAGTTACAATTTTAATGTCAGATAGAGGTATGCCTAAAGACTTCCGTCATATGCACGGCTTCGGTTCACATACGTATTCTATGTACAATGATGAGGGTGAACGTGTTTGGGTTAAATATCATTTTAGAACACAACAAGGCATTGAAAATTATACAGATGATGAAGCGGCTGAAATTGTAGGTCAAGATAGAGAGTCATCACAACGTGACTTATACGATGCAATCGAAAATGGCGATTATCCAAAATGGAAAATGTACATTCAAGTTATGACAGAGGAACAAGCTAAAAATCATCCAGATAATCCATTTGATTTAACTAAAGTTTGGTATAAAGGTGATTACCCATTAATTGAAGTGGGTGAATTTGAGCTAAATAGAAATCCTGAGAATTATTTCATGGATGTTGAACAAGCTGCTTTTGCTCCAACAAACATTATTCCTGGTCTAGATTTCTCACCAGATAAAATGTTACAAGGACGTCTATTCTCATATGGTGATGCGCAACGTTATAGATTAGGTGTCAATCATTGGCAAATTCCTGTTAACCAACCTAAAGGTGTTGGCATTGAAAATATGTGTCCATTTAGTCGTGATGGTCAAATGAGATTCCTTGATGGAAATCAAGGTGGTGGACCTCATTATTATCCAAATAATAAAGGTGTTTACCAATCACAACCTGAATATAAAAAACCAGCATTCCCAGTAGATGGAGACGGTTATGAGTACAATCAAAGACAAGATGATGATAATTACTTTGAACAACCTGGTAAATTGTTCCGTTTACAATCTGATGATGCTAAAGAAAGAATCTTTACTAACACAGCAAATGCAATGGATGGTGTGAGTGAAGACGTTAAACATAGACATATTCGTCATTGTTATAAAGCTGATCCAGAATATGGTAAAGGTGTTGCCAAAGCATTAGAAATCGATATTAATGATGTTGATTTAGAAGGTACTAACGACGAAACTTACGAGAATTTTTAA
- a CDS encoding YneF family protein, with protein MATWLAILLIIVALIGGLVGGFFLARKYMMDYLKKNPPINEEMLRMMMMQMGQKPSQKKINQMMTMMNKNMDQNMKSSKK; from the coding sequence ATGGCAACATGGTTAGCAATTTTATTAATCATTGTAGCGCTTATCGGTGGACTAGTTGGTGGTTTCTTTTTAGCACGTAAATATATGATGGATTATTTGAAAAAAAACCCACCTATTAATGAAGAAATGTTACGTATGATGATGATGCAAATGGGTCAAAAACCATCGCAAAAGAAAATCAATCAAATGATGACAATGATGAATAAAAACATGGATCAAAACATGAAAAGTTCAAAAAAATAA
- a CDS encoding CAP-associated domain-containing protein, with the protein MYVIKKFLLFSLVLLVVALFIPLKENQTLVKLQNDVRSKVQQVMNQDSSLKNNTLKTPTEQDFAINNIQMNMSKDKVENQLGKPKRVTSNEYGAKWYTYYNNDYDNFIMVSYLGNKVNALYSNQNVITSKSKVKYNTPKNVVEDRLGKPLKEIVKGRYRVDISSDEYDVFHEDNIYTTVFYDKHNDNGVTALLQVSDAMEKRLTQHYGAPSSTLEQSFEYQNYDLVNSERKQHGLNTLSYSKDVSNTARNHSEDMVKQNYFDHNNLDGESPFDRLKDDDIDFNVAGENLAYGQQNSIFAHEGLMNSLGHRKNILNTNFSTLGVGVDFNEKRQPYWTENYTG; encoded by the coding sequence GTGTATGTTATTAAAAAATTTCTTTTGTTTTCTTTGGTGTTATTAGTTGTAGCTTTATTCATACCATTAAAGGAAAATCAAACACTAGTAAAATTACAGAATGACGTAAGAAGTAAAGTTCAGCAAGTTATGAATCAAGATTCGAGTTTAAAAAACAATACGCTCAAAACACCTACAGAACAGGACTTTGCTATTAATAATATTCAGATGAATATGTCTAAAGACAAAGTTGAAAATCAATTGGGGAAACCTAAAAGAGTAACATCTAATGAATATGGCGCTAAATGGTATACCTATTACAATAATGATTACGATAATTTCATAATGGTTAGCTATTTAGGAAATAAAGTCAATGCTTTATATAGTAATCAAAATGTCATTACATCTAAATCTAAGGTAAAATATAACACCCCTAAAAATGTTGTTGAGGATAGACTTGGTAAACCTTTAAAGGAAATTGTTAAAGGTAGATACCGTGTTGATATAAGTAGCGATGAGTATGATGTTTTCCATGAAGATAATATTTATACAACTGTTTTTTATGATAAACATAATGACAATGGTGTTACTGCATTACTTCAAGTTAGTGATGCCATGGAAAAAAGGTTGACTCAACATTACGGTGCGCCATCTTCAACATTAGAACAAAGCTTTGAATATCAAAATTATGATTTAGTTAATTCTGAGCGTAAACAGCATGGGTTGAATACACTTAGTTACTCAAAAGATGTCTCCAATACAGCAAGAAATCATAGTGAAGACATGGTAAAACAAAATTACTTTGATCATAACAATTTAGATGGTGAATCTCCTTTTGATCGATTAAAAGATGATGACATTGATTTCAATGTGGCAGGTGAAAATTTAGCGTATGGGCAACAAAATAGTATATTTGCTCATGAGGGGTTAATGAATTCACTTGGTCATAGAAAGAATATATTGAATACAAATTTCAGTACTCTAGGCGTAGGCGTTGATTTTAATGAAAAACGACAACCATATTGGACAGAAAATTATACGGGCTAA
- the rpsN gene encoding 30S ribosomal protein S14, translating into MAKKSKIAKEMKREKLVNQYYELRKELKAKGDYEALRKLPRDSSPTRLTRRCKVTGRPRGVLRKFEMSRIAFREHAHKGQIPGVKKSSW; encoded by the coding sequence ATGGCAAAAAAATCTAAAATTGCTAAAGAAATGAAAAGAGAAAAATTAGTTAATCAATATTATGAATTACGTAAAGAATTAAAAGCTAAAGGAGATTATGAAGCATTACGTAAGTTGCCACGTGATTCTTCACCAACGCGTTTAACTCGAAGATGTAAAGTAACAGGACGTCCAAGAGGTGTATTAAGAAAATTTGAAATGTCTAGAATTGCTTTTAGAGAACATGCACACAAAGGACAAATACCTGGTGTCAAAAAATCAAGTTGGTAA
- the sbcD gene encoding exonuclease subunit SbcD, whose amino-acid sequence MKVIHTADWHLGKILNGKQFLEDQHYILNKLIDNLKEEKPDVLVISGDIYDTSYPSKETIRLFEETIKIINVNMKIPTIITNGNHDGRERLNYGSTWFEFSQLYIRTQLELMSTPITINNINFYTLPFATISEIKAYFDDDDIKTYEQATQKCINHISKIIDPNQINILIGHLTIKGGKTSESERPLTIGTVESVESANFNIFDKVLLGHLHHPFSITDNIVDYSGSLLQYSFSEVNQAKGYKKLMINSKGDINTKFVQLKPLRELEEIEGDYSAVIQGDVPVKNKDNYFHFKLKNMSHVTDPIIHLKQIYPNTLSLSNITFENHNKSTYADFKTTDDPTIIKNFYKTITDEDLTNYQEKKIHQLLNQVINRED is encoded by the coding sequence ATGAAGGTTATTCACACTGCTGATTGGCATTTAGGTAAGATTTTAAATGGTAAGCAATTTTTAGAAGATCAACATTATATATTGAACAAACTTATTGATAATTTGAAGGAAGAGAAACCAGATGTTCTGGTTATTTCGGGTGATATATATGATACGTCTTATCCTAGTAAGGAGACCATTAGACTTTTTGAAGAAACGATTAAAATTATAAATGTAAATATGAAAATTCCTACAATTATAACCAATGGGAATCATGATGGTAGAGAAAGATTAAATTATGGGTCAACATGGTTTGAGTTTTCACAATTATATATTAGAACGCAACTAGAATTAATGTCTACACCTATAACTATTAATAATATTAACTTTTACACACTTCCTTTTGCCACTATTAGTGAAATTAAGGCTTACTTCGATGATGATGATATCAAGACATATGAGCAAGCAACTCAAAAGTGTATTAACCACATTTCGAAGATTATAGACCCGAATCAAATTAATATTTTAATTGGCCATTTAACTATAAAAGGTGGTAAAACATCAGAATCTGAAAGGCCACTTACAATTGGAACAGTTGAAAGTGTAGAAAGCGCTAACTTCAATATTTTTGACAAAGTACTATTAGGACATCTTCATCATCCATTTAGTATTACAGATAATATTGTTGATTATAGTGGTTCGTTATTACAATACTCATTTTCTGAAGTGAACCAGGCCAAAGGATACAAAAAATTAATGATTAATTCAAAAGGTGACATAAATACTAAGTTTGTACAATTAAAACCTTTAAGAGAGTTAGAGGAAATTGAAGGTGACTACTCGGCTGTTATACAAGGCGACGTTCCTGTGAAAAATAAAGATAATTATTTTCACTTCAAACTTAAAAATATGTCTCATGTTACCGACCCTATCATCCACCTTAAACAGATATACCCAAATACACTTTCGCTTAGTAATATCACTTTTGAAAATCATAATAAATCAACGTACGCAGATTTTAAAACTACAGATGACCCTACAATAATTAAAAATTTCTACAAAACAATTACGGATGAAGATTTAACAAACTATCAAGAGAAGAAAATACATCAATTATTAAATCAAGTTATCAATAGGGAGGACTAA
- the sosA gene encoding DNA damage-induced cell division inhibitor SosA — MFNKYKNKLLTNIAVVSISCVVFIVFFMNLYHNAQMERTYEITDHTISKKAIIKDDNKNVNTTNGEQNNYKVFAFVR; from the coding sequence ATGTTTAATAAATATAAAAATAAATTATTAACTAATATAGCTGTTGTATCAATATCTTGTGTTGTTTTTATAGTATTTTTCATGAATTTATATCATAACGCTCAAATGGAACGAACGTACGAAATAACTGACCATACTATTTCTAAAAAGGCAATTATTAAAGATGATAATAAGAACGTAAATACTACAAATGGGGAACAAAATAACTACAAAGTGTTCGCATTTGTAAGATGA
- the lexA gene encoding transcriptional repressor LexA, with product MRELTKRQSEIYDYIKHVVQTKGYPPSVREIGEAVGLASSSTVHGHLSRLEEKGYIKRDPTKPRAIEIVSEQTNDAVNMEETIYVPVIGKVTAGIPITAVENIEEYFPLPEHLTSTHNSDIFILNVVGESMIEAGILDGDKVIVRSQTIAENGDIIVAMTEDDEATVKRFYKEKTRYRLQPENSTMSPIYLDNVTVIGKVIGLYREL from the coding sequence ATGAGAGAATTAACTAAACGTCAAAGTGAAATATACGATTATATTAAACATGTAGTACAAACTAAAGGATATCCACCAAGCGTACGAGAAATTGGTGAAGCAGTAGGGTTAGCGTCGAGTTCAACTGTTCATGGTCATTTATCTAGACTGGAAGAAAAAGGATATATTAAACGAGACCCTACGAAACCGAGAGCCATTGAAATTGTTAGCGAACAAACTAACGATGCAGTTAATATGGAGGAAACAATTTATGTTCCTGTAATTGGTAAAGTTACTGCCGGAATTCCGATTACTGCAGTTGAAAATATTGAGGAATATTTCCCTTTACCAGAACATTTAACATCAACTCACAATAGTGATATTTTTATTTTAAATGTTGTGGGTGAAAGTATGATTGAGGCAGGTATTTTAGATGGAGATAAAGTTATAGTTAGAAGCCAAACCATTGCTGAAAATGGAGACATCATTGTTGCGATGACTGAAGATGATGAAGCAACAGTTAAACGCTTCTATAAAGAAAAAACACGTTATAGATTACAACCTGAAAATAGTACAATGAGTCCTATTTATCTTGATAACGTTACTGTTATCGGTAAAGTTATTGGTTTATACAGAGAACTGTAG
- a CDS encoding CcdC family protein: protein MAYLIFSVVFALFMGIVVIFIRMKAQNFPVNEKKIILPPFFMATGALMYVIPYFRLTGTEILESIILGVLFSSVLIWTSHFEVHGTEIYMKRSKAFPIILISLLIIRTVIKIFISSKIDPGEIGGMFFLLAFSMIVPWRLAMLYKYKKLKRATVK, encoded by the coding sequence TTGGCGTATTTAATTTTTTCTGTTGTATTTGCTTTATTTATGGGTATAGTAGTAATTTTTATTCGAATGAAAGCTCAAAACTTTCCTGTTAATGAAAAGAAAATTATATTACCTCCATTTTTCATGGCTACAGGCGCATTGATGTATGTGATTCCGTACTTTAGATTGACTGGTACTGAAATTTTAGAGTCAATTATTCTAGGTGTCTTATTCTCATCTGTTCTTATATGGACAAGTCACTTTGAGGTACACGGTACTGAAATTTATATGAAGCGCTCAAAAGCATTTCCAATCATTTTAATTTCTTTATTAATTATACGTACTGTAATTAAAATATTTATCAGTAGTAAAATTGATCCAGGTGAAATTGGCGGCATGTTCTTCTTACTTGCGTTTAGCATGATTGTTCCTTGGAGATTAGCTATGTTATATAAATATAAAAAGTTGAAAAGAGCAACTGTCAAATAA
- a CDS encoding DUF896 domain-containing protein, which translates to MSNDNLNIDRINELAKKKKEQGLTEAEAKEQSKLRKKYLEAFRKGFKQQIESTKVIDPEGNDVTPEKLKKIQEQNKD; encoded by the coding sequence ATGTCTAATGATAATTTAAATATAGATAGAATTAATGAGCTTGCTAAAAAGAAAAAGGAACAAGGTTTAACTGAAGCTGAAGCTAAAGAGCAATCGAAATTACGTAAGAAATACCTCGAAGCATTTAGAAAAGGGTTTAAACAACAAATTGAGAGTACAAAGGTGATAGATCCTGAAGGTAATGATGTAACACCTGAAAAATTAAAAAAGATACAAGAACAAAATAAAGATTAG
- the tkt gene encoding transketolase — translation MFNEKDQLAIDTIRALSIDAIEEANSGHPGLPMGAAPMAYTLWTRHLNFNPQSKDYFNRDRFVLSAGHGSALLYSLLHVSGSLELEELKQFRQWGSKTPGHPEFRHTDGVEVTTGPLGQGFAMSVGMALAEDHLAGKFNKDDFNIVDHYTYVLASDGDLMEGISHEAASFAGHNQLDKLIVLYDSNDISLDGELNKAFSEDVKKRFESYGWNHILVKDGNDLDAIDKAITKAKSQNGPTMIEVKTIIGYGAPNVSGTNGVHGAPLGSDERKLTFEAYGLDPEKRFNVPEEVYEIFQTTMLKRANEHEDAWKALLENYSKQYPELADEFKLAISGKLPKNYRDELPRFDSDHNAATRADSGEVIQALSKSVPSFFGGSADLAGSNKSNVKEATDYDRNTPEGKNIWFGVREFAMGAAVNGMAAHGGLHPYGATFFVFSDYLKPALRLSAIMGLNSTFIFTHDSIAVGEDGPTHEPIEQLAGLRSIPNMNVIRPADGNETRVAWEVALESEQTPTSLVLTRQNLPYLDVDEETVEQGVRKGAYVVFETETKPEYLLLATGSEVSLAIEAAKDLDKQGKGVRVVSMPNWFAFEQQPEEYKESVIPKEITKRVAIEMASPLGWHKYVGTEGKVIGIDQFGASAPGDLVVEKYGFTKENVLNQIRTF, via the coding sequence ATGTTTAACGAGAAAGATCAACTAGCGATTGATACGATTAGAGCTTTAAGTATTGATGCAATCGAAGAAGCTAATTCAGGTCACCCTGGATTACCTATGGGAGCAGCACCAATGGCTTATACTTTATGGACACGCCACTTAAATTTTAATCCTCAATCTAAAGACTATTTTAATAGAGACCGCTTCGTATTGTCGGCTGGACATGGCTCTGCGCTATTATACAGCTTGTTACATGTTTCAGGCAGTCTTGAATTAGAAGAATTAAAGCAATTTAGACAATGGGGTTCTAAAACACCTGGACACCCAGAATTTAGACATACTGATGGTGTTGAAGTTACTACTGGCCCACTTGGACAAGGCTTTGCTATGTCTGTAGGTATGGCTTTAGCTGAAGACCATTTAGCTGGTAAATTTAATAAAGATGATTTCAATATAGTTGACCACTATACTTATGTGCTAGCTTCTGATGGTGATTTAATGGAAGGTATTTCTCATGAAGCTGCTTCATTTGCTGGCCATAACCAATTAGATAAACTAATTGTTTTATATGATTCAAACGATATTTCATTAGATGGCGAATTAAATAAAGCCTTCTCTGAAGATGTTAAGAAACGATTTGAAAGTTACGGTTGGAATCACATATTAGTAAAAGATGGTAATGATTTAGACGCTATCGATAAAGCAATAACTAAAGCTAAATCTCAAAATGGTCCAACTATGATTGAAGTTAAAACAATTATCGGTTATGGTGCTCCAAACGTGAGTGGTACTAATGGTGTTCATGGTGCACCACTAGGTTCAGATGAGAGAAAATTAACTTTTGAAGCATATGGTTTAGATCCTGAGAAACGTTTCAATGTGCCAGAAGAAGTATATGAAATTTTCCAAACAACTATGTTAAAACGTGCAAATGAGCATGAAGATGCATGGAAAGCATTACTAGAAAATTATTCTAAACAATATCCAGAATTAGCAGATGAATTTAAATTAGCTATTAGTGGTAAACTACCTAAAAACTATAGAGATGAATTACCACGCTTTGATAGCGATCATAATGCAGCAACACGTGCTGATTCAGGTGAAGTAATTCAAGCATTAAGTAAATCAGTTCCGTCATTCTTTGGTGGTTCTGCTGACTTAGCTGGTTCTAACAAATCTAACGTTAAAGAAGCGACTGATTATGATAGAAATACACCTGAAGGTAAAAATATATGGTTTGGTGTACGTGAGTTCGCAATGGGTGCAGCTGTAAATGGTATGGCAGCACATGGTGGATTACACCCTTATGGTGCAACATTCTTTGTATTTAGTGACTACTTAAAACCAGCGTTGCGTTTATCAGCTATCATGGGATTAAATTCAACATTCATCTTCACACATGATTCAATCGCTGTAGGTGAAGATGGACCTACTCATGAGCCTATTGAACAATTAGCGGGCTTAAGATCAATACCAAATATGAATGTCATTCGTCCAGCTGATGGAAATGAAACAAGAGTAGCATGGGAAGTAGCTCTTGAATCAGAACAAACACCAACTTCTTTAGTATTAACTCGTCAAAATCTACCATATTTAGATGTAGATGAAGAGACAGTTGAACAAGGTGTTCGTAAAGGTGCTTATGTTGTTTTCGAAACTGAAACTAAACCTGAGTATCTATTACTTGCTACTGGTTCAGAAGTTAGCTTAGCAATTGAAGCAGCTAAAGATTTAGATAAACAAGGTAAAGGTGTACGTGTAGTATCAATGCCTAACTGGTTTGCTTTTGAACAACAACCAGAAGAATATAAAGAGTCTGTAATTCCTAAAGAAATTACTAAACGTGTTGCAATTGAAATGGCATCACCATTAGGTTGGCACAAATATGTAGGCACTGAAGGTAAAGTGATAGGTATTGACCAATTTGGTGCAAGTGCCCCTGGCGACTTAGTCGTAGAAAAATATGGTTTCACTAAAGAAAATGTATTAAATCAAATTCGCACATTTTAA